A genomic window from Nocardioides sp. BP30 includes:
- a CDS encoding HlyD family efflux transporter periplasmic adaptor subunit — MSRWRTRAVRVGAGIAIVAVLVGGGVAAYAEHGDGGDHYRTAKATLGDVEQTLALSGTVDPSGRADLSFGTSGTIATLNVAVGDKVTKGEVLARLDTASLRKAVTKADAELASARAQLAKDEAAQADETTSSASSTSTSSGSSSGSGGGGSTKSSGSSTGSSSATSSQSAASSTSSTGSSSAALTKALAQLAGQQKAVETAQTAVDTAIAAAKDATEQETTACSASDPSSDPSSTASPSAEASTGAGSDACAAAIDAVQTAQQKAADAEYAGSGNLKDALAALSSTLGNAAKVAGSSAASGSSGSNAKGSGSTGSTGSTGKGSTGSTGKGSAGGTGTSASAASSASATSSGSSGSGGTSAYSGGTTVTAATLAKDQATIDSAKASLITATRSLTGATIKAPASGTVGQLSSSVGDSASAGTAVLVVIAPGTTTVELDLSSTQVAQLKVGQKAEVTPAGASAAYAGSVTRIGQVPTTGTTGSSTYPVTVTLDQVGLNVLAGATASVDVVLGSATNVLTVPTSAISNGSVEVYADGGVDRVRVTTGLVGRTRTVVSSGLKAGQEVVLADMSTALPTSDSTTTNRTFGGAGGGVGGGFGGGGFGGGGFGGRG, encoded by the coding sequence GTGAGTCGTTGGCGCACGAGGGCGGTCCGGGTCGGCGCCGGGATCGCGATCGTCGCCGTCCTGGTGGGCGGTGGCGTCGCGGCGTACGCCGAGCACGGCGACGGCGGGGATCACTACCGGACCGCGAAGGCGACGCTCGGCGATGTCGAGCAGACACTGGCGCTGTCCGGAACGGTCGATCCGTCCGGCCGCGCGGACCTGTCCTTCGGTACGTCGGGCACCATCGCCACGCTGAACGTCGCGGTCGGCGACAAGGTCACCAAGGGCGAGGTGCTCGCCCGGCTCGACACCGCCAGCCTGAGGAAGGCCGTCACCAAGGCCGATGCCGAGCTCGCCTCGGCGCGTGCGCAACTGGCGAAGGACGAGGCCGCCCAGGCCGACGAGACCACCAGCTCCGCCTCGAGCACGTCCACCTCCTCGGGGTCCTCCTCGGGCTCGGGCGGTGGCGGGTCCACGAAGTCGTCGGGCAGCTCGACGGGCAGCTCCTCGGCGACGTCGAGTCAGAGCGCTGCGTCCTCGACGTCGTCGACCGGGTCGTCGTCGGCAGCGCTGACCAAGGCGCTGGCCCAGCTCGCCGGCCAGCAGAAGGCCGTCGAGACGGCCCAGACCGCCGTCGATACAGCGATCGCGGCCGCGAAGGACGCCACCGAGCAGGAGACCACCGCCTGTTCCGCTTCGGATCCCTCGTCCGATCCCTCCAGCACCGCCTCACCCTCGGCGGAGGCGTCCACCGGCGCCGGCAGCGATGCCTGCGCCGCGGCGATCGACGCCGTCCAGACCGCTCAGCAGAAGGCCGCCGACGCCGAGTACGCCGGCTCCGGCAACCTCAAGGACGCCCTCGCGGCCCTGTCGAGCACGCTCGGCAACGCCGCGAAGGTGGCCGGTAGCTCGGCGGCGAGCGGGTCCAGCGGGTCCAACGCCAAGGGCTCGGGCTCGACCGGCTCGACCGGCTCGACGGGCAAGGGCTCGACGGGCTCGACGGGCAAGGGCTCGGCGGGTGGCACCGGCACCAGCGCGTCGGCCGCGTCCTCCGCGTCCGCCACCTCCTCGGGCTCCTCGGGCTCCGGCGGCACGAGCGCCTACTCCGGCGGCACGACCGTGACCGCGGCGACGCTGGCCAAGGACCAGGCCACCATCGACTCGGCCAAGGCCAGCCTGATCACCGCCACCCGGTCCCTGACCGGTGCCACCATCAAGGCGCCGGCCAGCGGCACGGTCGGCCAGCTGTCCTCGTCGGTGGGCGACTCGGCGAGTGCCGGCACCGCCGTGCTCGTCGTGATAGCGCCCGGTACCACCACGGTCGAGCTCGACCTCAGCAGCACCCAGGTCGCCCAGCTCAAGGTCGGTCAGAAGGCGGAGGTCACGCCGGCCGGCGCCAGCGCTGCCTACGCCGGCAGCGTCACCCGGATCGGGCAGGTGCCGACGACCGGTACCACCGGCTCCTCGACGTACCCGGTCACTGTCACCCTCGACCAGGTGGGGCTCAACGTCCTCGCGGGTGCCACCGCATCGGTCGATGTCGTGCTCGGCTCGGCGACGAACGTCCTCACGGTCCCGACCTCCGCCATCTCCAACGGCTCCGTCGAGGTGTACGCCGATGGCGGGGTCGACCGGGTCCGCGTCACCACGGGCCTGGTGGGTCGCACCCGCACGGTGGTGAGCAGTGGCCTCAAGGCGGGCCAGGAGGTCGTCCTGGCTGACATGTCCACCGCGCTGCCGACCAGCGACTCCACCACCACCAACCGCACCTTCGGCGGTGCCGGAGGTGGGGTCGGAGGCGGCTTCGGGGGAGGCGGTTTCGGAGGCGGCGGCTTCGGCGGTCGAGGCTGA
- a CDS encoding response regulator transcription factor → MTSAAPELTRPDGSPLRVLVVDDEINIAELITMALRYEGFQVSSAHTGADAVQAARGFEPDAIVLDIMLPDIDGLEVLRRVRRDDPDVPVVFLTARDAVEDRIAGLTAGGDDYVTKPFSLEEVVARLRALMRRAGAHRADARSVLSVGDLELDEDSREVFRGGDEINLTATEFELLRYLMRNQRRVVSKAQILDRVWNYDFGGQANVVELYISYLRKKIDVGRSPMIHTMRGAGYVLKPAQQLEQAD, encoded by the coding sequence ATGACGTCTGCAGCGCCCGAGCTGACCAGGCCCGACGGGTCCCCGTTGCGGGTCCTCGTCGTCGATGACGAGATCAACATCGCCGAGCTGATCACGATGGCGCTGCGCTACGAGGGCTTCCAGGTCAGCTCCGCCCACACCGGGGCCGACGCCGTCCAGGCGGCACGCGGGTTCGAGCCCGACGCCATCGTGCTCGACATCATGCTGCCCGACATCGACGGCCTCGAGGTGCTGCGCCGGGTGCGGCGCGACGACCCCGACGTACCGGTCGTCTTCCTGACCGCCCGCGACGCGGTCGAGGACCGGATCGCCGGCCTGACCGCCGGCGGCGACGACTACGTCACCAAGCCGTTCTCGCTGGAGGAGGTGGTGGCTCGGTTGCGGGCGCTGATGCGCCGCGCCGGAGCCCACCGGGCCGACGCCCGCTCCGTGCTGAGCGTCGGTGACCTCGAGCTCGACGAGGACAGCCGCGAGGTCTTCCGCGGCGGCGACGAGATCAACCTGACCGCCACCGAGTTCGAGCTGCTGCGCTACCTGATGCGCAACCAGCGCCGCGTCGTGAGCAAGGCGCAGATCCTCGACCGGGTCTGGAACTACGACTTCGGCGGCCAGGCGAACGTCGTGGAGCTCTACATCTCCTACCTGCGCAAGAAGATCGACGTGGGCCGCAGCCCGATGATCCACACCATGCGAGGCGCGGGCTACGTGCTCAAGCCCGCCCAGCAGCTCGAGCAGGCAGACTGA
- a CDS encoding sensor histidine kinase, with the protein MSTLHAAQGPPRRWVSLTSRLVITAVVLVAVVCVLTVTLTTLAMRSSLMDRLDEDVKRLPARVSAPDTHNRGPGTLLALIPLDAGSQVEGGVLTDVSGQYRGMSDAATSALLEVPRDGRIHGVRVPGFGGYRVIARGGQVIGESGSMVMVTGLPTSDVDSTIHNLIGWEALLTLLGVGIAAGVGVVVVRRQLRPLREVAGTAHAVAALPLASGAIEVTARVPDHLTDEETEVGQVGAALNTLIQHVEASLRARHRSEQQVRQFVADASHELRTPLTTIRGYTELAQRRPGDEQATKTALAKVEEESIRMSALVEDLLLLARLDSGRALERQPVDLTQLLLEAVSDARVVSPQHHWRLVLQAGSDPEDPAPVSVAGDRLRLHQVITNLLTNARKYTPAGTTVTVAVRPDGFSVHDDGPGFPPDLVEHAFERFSRGDQSRHREHRDGGAGLGLSLVQAIVTSHGGTVSLQSWPGSTTISVVLPQ; encoded by the coding sequence GTGTCCACGCTCCACGCGGCGCAGGGGCCGCCCAGGCGCTGGGTCTCACTCACGTCCCGGCTCGTGATCACGGCGGTGGTCCTGGTGGCGGTGGTCTGCGTGCTCACCGTCACCCTCACGACGTTGGCCATGCGGTCCTCCCTGATGGACCGGCTCGACGAGGACGTGAAGCGGCTGCCGGCCCGGGTCAGCGCCCCCGACACCCACAACCGCGGCCCCGGCACGCTGCTCGCGCTCATCCCGCTCGATGCCGGGTCCCAGGTCGAGGGCGGGGTGCTGACCGACGTCTCGGGTCAGTACCGCGGGATGTCGGATGCGGCGACCTCGGCGCTGCTCGAGGTCCCGCGCGACGGCCGGATCCACGGTGTCCGGGTGCCCGGGTTCGGCGGCTACCGGGTGATCGCTCGGGGCGGTCAGGTCATCGGCGAGAGCGGCTCGATGGTGATGGTCACGGGGCTGCCCACCTCCGACGTCGACTCCACGATCCACAACCTGATCGGGTGGGAGGCTCTGCTGACCCTGCTGGGGGTCGGCATCGCAGCCGGGGTCGGCGTCGTCGTCGTACGGCGCCAGCTCCGGCCGCTGCGCGAGGTCGCCGGCACGGCGCACGCGGTGGCTGCGCTGCCCCTGGCCTCCGGCGCCATCGAGGTCACCGCCCGCGTGCCCGACCATCTCACCGACGAGGAGACCGAGGTCGGTCAGGTCGGTGCGGCACTCAACACGCTGATCCAGCACGTCGAGGCGTCGCTGCGGGCGCGGCACCGCAGCGAGCAGCAGGTGCGCCAGTTCGTCGCGGACGCCTCCCACGAGCTGCGGACGCCGCTGACGACCATCCGCGGCTACACCGAGCTGGCCCAGCGCCGGCCCGGGGACGAGCAGGCCACCAAGACCGCCCTGGCGAAGGTCGAGGAGGAGTCGATCCGGATGTCGGCGCTGGTCGAGGACCTGTTGCTCCTGGCGCGGCTCGACTCCGGCCGCGCGCTCGAGCGTCAGCCGGTCGACCTGACCCAGCTCCTCCTCGAAGCCGTCTCCGACGCCCGCGTCGTCTCACCCCAGCACCACTGGCGCCTGGTGCTCCAGGCCGGGAGCGACCCGGAGGACCCGGCGCCGGTGTCGGTGGCCGGGGATCGGTTGCGGCTGCACCAGGTGATCACCAACCTGCTGACCAACGCCCGCAAGTACACCCCGGCGGGGACGACCGTGACGGTGGCGGTGCGCCCCGACGGGTTCAGCGTGCACGACGACGGCCCCGGCTTTCCGCCGGATCTGGTCGAGCACGCCTTCGAGCGGTTCAGCCGGGGTGACCAGTCGCGACACCGGGAGCACCGCGACGGCGGTGCCGGGCTCGGCCTGTCGCTGGTGCAGGCGATCGTCACCTCGCACGGAGGGACTGTCTCACTGCAGTCGTGGCCCGGCAGCACGACGATCAGCGTGGTGCTGCCGCAGTGA
- the nadA gene encoding quinolinate synthase NadA: protein MTTVDLPLLPLGRGVDLDSERGVDCPGDLPPASDPDLVARAKAAKEKLGERVFVLGHHYQRDEVIQFADVTGDSFKLARDAAARPEAEYIVFCGVHFMAESADILTTDEQQVVLPDLAAGCSMADMARLQQVEAAWEALEAAGIADQVVPVTYMNSSADIKAFCGRHGGVVCTSSNAQAVLEWAFERGSKVMFLPDQHLGRNTAVLKLGIPLEKNVVWNPRLAGGGLTPEQLRDATMILWQGHCSVHGRFSPDTIDELRAEIPGIQILVHPECQHEVVLKADLVGSTEFIIKTIAEAPAGSSWAIGTELNLVQRLAKAHPDKRIVFLDRTVCYCSTMNRIDLPHLVWALESLVEGTVVNRIEVDPQTQAEATVALQRMLDLPG, encoded by the coding sequence ATGACCACCGTTGACCTTCCGCTGCTGCCGCTGGGCCGCGGCGTCGACCTTGACTCCGAGCGCGGCGTGGACTGCCCCGGCGACCTGCCGCCGGCATCGGACCCGGACCTGGTCGCCCGTGCGAAGGCGGCCAAGGAGAAGCTCGGCGAGCGGGTCTTCGTGCTCGGCCACCACTACCAGCGCGACGAGGTCATCCAGTTCGCGGACGTGACCGGTGACTCCTTCAAGCTCGCCCGGGATGCGGCGGCCCGGCCGGAGGCCGAGTACATCGTGTTCTGCGGCGTCCACTTCATGGCCGAGTCCGCCGACATCCTCACCACCGACGAGCAGCAGGTCGTGCTCCCGGACCTCGCGGCCGGCTGCTCGATGGCCGACATGGCGCGGCTGCAGCAGGTCGAGGCCGCGTGGGAGGCGCTCGAGGCCGCCGGCATCGCCGACCAGGTGGTTCCGGTGACCTACATGAACAGCTCCGCCGACATCAAGGCCTTCTGCGGTCGCCACGGCGGTGTCGTGTGCACGTCCAGCAACGCCCAGGCGGTGCTGGAATGGGCCTTCGAGCGCGGATCCAAGGTGATGTTCCTGCCCGACCAGCACCTGGGCCGCAACACGGCGGTGCTCAAGCTCGGCATCCCGCTGGAGAAGAACGTCGTGTGGAACCCGCGCCTGGCCGGCGGTGGCCTCACCCCCGAGCAGCTCCGGGACGCCACCATGATCCTGTGGCAGGGCCACTGCTCGGTGCACGGCCGCTTCTCCCCTGACACCATCGACGAGCTGCGTGCCGAGATCCCCGGCATCCAGATCCTCGTCCACCCCGAGTGCCAGCACGAGGTGGTCCTCAAGGCGGACCTGGTGGGCTCCACCGAGTTCATCATCAAGACCATCGCCGAGGCCCCGGCCGGCTCCTCGTGGGCGATCGGCACCGAGCTCAACCTCGTGCAGCGCCTGGCCAAGGCCCACCCCGACAAGCGGATCGTGTTCCTGGACCGCACGGTCTGCTACTGCTCGACGATGAACCGCATCGACCTGCCCCACCTCGTCTGGGCGCTGGAGTCCCTGGTCGAGGGCACAGTGGTCAACCGGATCGAGGTCGACCCGCAGACCCAGGCCGAGGCCACCGTCGCCCTGCAGCGCATGCTCGACCTTCCCGGGTAG
- a CDS encoding glycerate kinase family protein gives MRILVAPDKYAGTLTAVEAAEAIAAGWRRTAVHDEIDRCPLSDGGPGFVDALHAALGGELVLVPVPGLDGAVEPATILRVGTSAYVEAAQVLGRTGGTEPVRTAPEHRSSHPLGRLIGHAVEDGATRVVVGVGGTLTNDGGAGLLAALGARAQAAQDAQDAQDAGLDGGFGALGTLTGVDLEPVRSRLAGVELVAATDVDNPLTGLFGASKVFGAQKGLSEESQLQADAALQHLAELTDRVTATLPGAGAGGGVGFALLLAGGTRRPGLAVVAEAVGLADRIGRADLVLTGEGSFDASSRGGKVPVGVAALAGERARPCVVLAGRVGMGAREHRSLGVESAYAVVDVLGEERALRDPSAALADLAERVARTWSPAE, from the coding sequence ATGCGGATCCTGGTCGCCCCGGACAAGTACGCCGGAACACTGACAGCGGTCGAGGCGGCGGAGGCGATCGCGGCGGGGTGGCGGCGTACGGCTGTGCACGACGAGATCGATCGGTGCCCGCTCTCCGACGGTGGGCCGGGGTTCGTCGACGCCCTCCATGCCGCGCTGGGCGGTGAGCTCGTGCTCGTCCCGGTCCCGGGTCTGGACGGGGCGGTCGAGCCGGCCACGATCCTGCGGGTCGGGACGAGCGCCTACGTCGAGGCCGCCCAGGTGCTCGGCCGGACCGGAGGGACCGAGCCCGTCCGGACCGCTCCCGAACACCGCTCCAGTCACCCCCTGGGCAGGCTGATCGGCCATGCGGTCGAGGACGGCGCCACCCGGGTCGTCGTCGGCGTGGGCGGGACCCTGACCAACGACGGCGGCGCCGGTCTGCTGGCCGCGCTGGGCGCCCGGGCCCAAGCCGCCCAAGACGCGCAAGACGCCCAAGACGCCGGGCTCGACGGCGGCTTCGGCGCCCTCGGGACGCTGACCGGCGTGGACCTGGAGCCGGTGCGCTCCCGACTGGCCGGGGTGGAGCTGGTCGCCGCGACCGACGTGGACAACCCGCTGACAGGGCTCTTCGGTGCCTCGAAGGTCTTCGGAGCCCAGAAGGGCCTGAGCGAGGAGAGCCAGCTCCAGGCCGATGCAGCCCTGCAGCACCTGGCGGAGCTGACCGATCGCGTCACCGCCACCCTGCCAGGAGCGGGAGCCGGTGGCGGGGTCGGGTTCGCCCTGCTGCTGGCCGGCGGCACCCGCCGGCCCGGGCTCGCTGTCGTCGCCGAGGCGGTCGGGCTCGCGGACAGGATCGGGCGCGCCGACCTGGTGTTGACGGGTGAGGGCTCGTTCGACGCCTCCAGCCGCGGCGGCAAGGTCCCGGTCGGCGTGGCAGCGCTGGCGGGGGAGCGGGCCCGCCCGTGCGTGGTGCTGGCCGGCCGGGTCGGCATGGGCGCACGCGAGCACCGCTCGCTCGGAGTGGAGTCGGCGTACGCCGTCGTCGACGTGCTCGGCGAGGAGCGCGCCCTGCGCGATCCGAGCGCCGCCTTGGCCGATCTCGCGGAGCGGGTCGCGCGAACCTGGAGCCCAGCGGAATAA
- a CDS encoding HesB/IscA family protein — MTEQVQFEHRTDSINLSPVASAKVKSLLEQEGRDDLNLRISVQPGGCSGLRYQLFFDERSLDGDVLTDFDGVGVVVDRMSVPYLNGATIDFVDTIEKQGFTIDNPNATGSCACGDSFH, encoded by the coding sequence ATGACCGAGCAGGTTCAGTTCGAGCACCGGACGGACAGCATCAACCTCAGCCCCGTCGCCTCCGCGAAGGTGAAGAGCCTCCTCGAGCAGGAGGGTCGCGACGACCTCAACCTGCGGATCTCGGTGCAGCCTGGTGGCTGCTCGGGTCTGCGCTACCAGCTCTTCTTCGACGAGCGCAGCCTCGACGGTGACGTGCTGACGGACTTCGACGGCGTCGGCGTCGTCGTGGACCGGATGAGCGTCCCCTACCTCAACGGCGCGACCATCGACTTCGTGGACACGATCGAGAAGCAGGGCTTCACGATCGACAACCCGAACGCGACCGGCTCGTGCGCCTGTGGAGACTCCTTCCACTGA
- a CDS encoding carbohydrate kinase family protein, which translates to MGSLLIAGSIATDHLMTFQGKFSDSLVVEQLDKLSVSFLVDDLEIRRGGVAPNMCFGLGRLGLQPVLVGAAGEDFADYRSWLERHGVNCDHVRISEAKHTARFVCTTDETHAQFASFYPGAMAEARLIELGPIVAAVGEPDYVLVGADDPDGMLRHTEECRQRGYRFIADPSQQLAFGSGELIRQLVDGAALLFSNEYESHMIEQKSGWSAEEILERVGTQVTTLGADGVRITRKGEEPIVLPAVQGVAAVEPTGVGDAFRAGFLAATAWGLSLERSAQVGCVLAAYVVETVGTQEYSFTGPEFLARLEEAYGADAAAEVAKHLPS; encoded by the coding sequence ATGGGTTCACTCCTCATCGCCGGTTCCATCGCCACCGACCACCTGATGACCTTCCAGGGCAAGTTCTCCGACTCCCTGGTGGTCGAGCAGCTCGACAAGCTCTCCGTGAGCTTCCTGGTCGACGACCTGGAGATCCGCCGCGGCGGTGTGGCCCCGAACATGTGCTTCGGACTCGGCCGGCTCGGCCTGCAGCCGGTCCTGGTCGGCGCTGCCGGCGAGGACTTCGCCGACTACCGCTCGTGGCTGGAGCGGCACGGTGTGAACTGCGACCACGTCCGGATCTCCGAGGCCAAGCACACCGCTCGCTTCGTGTGCACCACCGACGAGACGCACGCGCAGTTCGCCAGCTTCTACCCGGGCGCGATGGCCGAGGCCCGGCTGATCGAGCTCGGCCCGATCGTCGCCGCCGTCGGCGAGCCCGACTACGTCCTGGTCGGCGCGGACGATCCCGACGGGATGCTGCGGCACACCGAGGAGTGCCGCCAGCGCGGCTACCGCTTCATCGCCGACCCGAGCCAGCAGCTCGCCTTCGGCTCCGGGGAGCTCATCCGCCAGCTGGTCGACGGCGCGGCACTGCTGTTCTCCAACGAGTACGAGTCGCACATGATCGAGCAGAAGAGCGGCTGGTCGGCCGAGGAGATCCTCGAGCGCGTGGGCACCCAGGTCACCACCCTCGGCGCCGACGGCGTACGCATCACCCGCAAGGGCGAGGAGCCGATCGTGCTGCCCGCCGTCCAGGGCGTGGCCGCCGTGGAGCCGACAGGGGTCGGCGACGCCTTCCGTGCCGGCTTCCTCGCGGCCACCGCCTGGGGCCTCTCGCTCGAGCGGTCCGCGCAGGTGGGCTGCGTGCTCGCCGCCTACGTCGTGGAGACCGTCGGGACCCAGGAGTACTCCTTCACCGGGCCCGAGTTCCTCGCCCGTCTGGAGGAGGCGTACGGCGCTGACGCCGCCGCCGAGGTCGCCAAGCACCTGCCGAGCTGA
- a CDS encoding sulfurtransferase TusA family protein — MTAPADGLGSEPDPELLDCRGLLCPAPVIALARRITGIPVGGLLAVAADDVAARHDVPAWCRMRGQQFVGERTAPDGVPIYVIRRIT; from the coding sequence GTGACGGCGCCGGCCGACGGACTTGGGAGCGAACCCGACCCGGAGCTCCTCGACTGCCGCGGCCTGCTGTGCCCGGCACCGGTCATCGCGCTCGCGCGACGGATCACCGGCATCCCCGTCGGCGGCCTGCTCGCCGTGGCAGCGGACGACGTCGCCGCGCGCCACGACGTACCGGCCTGGTGCCGGATGCGCGGCCAGCAGTTCGTCGGCGAGCGGACGGCGCCGGACGGGGTGCCGATCTACGTGATCCGCCGGATCACGTGA
- a CDS encoding cysteine desulfurase family protein, with protein MTNAAVYLDAASAEPLHPAARDTLLAALEHGYADPRRLHGPGRNARLLLDNAREVVAEALGVRRDEVLFTSSGTRAVQLGLLGLAAGRSAPALGSDGGRSGRRIVHTAVEHQAVTDAAAWWGEAVEVEVDPLGRVLLEQLRRVAPGAAAMAVQSANHEVGTVQPVAAAAQVAADLGVPLFVDACASLGRLPLPDGWDALAGSAHKWGGPAGVGVVLVRHRARWSHPFPSADPLARVDDGFPDVAGALAAAAALQAVLAEQEAVGARQRALIDLIRARVAELPDVDVVGDPEERLPHLVTFSFLYVDGEALVTELDRLGFGLASGSACATDTREPSRVLAAMGALTHGNVRLSLTRDADRAEVDRFLEVLPGVVGSLRERAGL; from the coding sequence GTGACAAATGCCGCCGTGTATCTCGACGCGGCGTCCGCCGAGCCGCTGCACCCCGCTGCGCGCGACACGCTTCTCGCCGCTCTCGAGCACGGCTACGCCGATCCGCGCCGCCTCCACGGGCCCGGCCGCAACGCCCGGCTGCTGCTCGACAACGCCCGGGAGGTCGTCGCCGAGGCGCTCGGAGTACGCCGCGACGAGGTGCTCTTCACCTCCTCCGGCACGCGGGCGGTCCAGCTCGGCCTGCTCGGCCTCGCCGCTGGCCGGTCCGCCCCCGCCCTCGGCTCCGATGGCGGTCGGTCCGGGCGGCGGATCGTGCACACCGCCGTCGAGCACCAGGCCGTCACCGATGCCGCCGCGTGGTGGGGTGAAGCGGTCGAGGTGGAGGTGGATCCGCTCGGCCGCGTGCTGCTCGAGCAGTTGCGTCGGGTCGCTCCCGGGGCCGCCGCGATGGCGGTGCAGAGCGCCAACCACGAGGTCGGCACCGTGCAGCCCGTCGCTGCCGCGGCCCAGGTCGCCGCCGACCTCGGCGTACCGCTGTTCGTGGACGCCTGTGCCTCCCTGGGTCGCCTCCCCCTCCCCGACGGTTGGGACGCCCTGGCCGGCTCCGCGCACAAGTGGGGCGGACCCGCGGGTGTCGGCGTGGTGCTGGTGCGGCACCGGGCACGCTGGAGCCATCCCTTCCCCAGCGCGGACCCGCTCGCCCGGGTGGACGACGGCTTCCCCGACGTCGCCGGAGCGCTCGCCGCGGCCGCGGCGCTGCAGGCGGTGCTCGCCGAGCAGGAAGCGGTCGGTGCGCGTCAGCGCGCGCTGATCGACCTGATCCGGGCCCGGGTGGCCGAGCTTCCCGACGTCGACGTCGTCGGCGATCCGGAAGAGCGCCTGCCCCACCTGGTCACCTTCTCGTTCCTGTACGTCGACGGCGAGGCGCTGGTGACCGAGCTGGACCGACTGGGCTTCGGACTGGCCAGCGGCTCGGCCTGCGCGACCGACACCCGGGAGCCGTCCCGGGTGCTGGCAGCGATGGGAGCGCTGACCCACGGCAACGTGCGGCTCTCACTGACCCGGGACGCCGATCGGGCCGAGGTCGATCGGTTCCTGGAGGTGCTGCCCGGCGTGGTCGGCTCGCTGCGCGAGCGGGCGGGGCTGTGA
- the ctaC gene encoding aa3-type cytochrome oxidase subunit II: MGLQMPGSPGPKRAKGTAARMRRLALVAGLGASAVLLGGCSTAAKNFGMPSPATTQGEHVLHLWRGAWIAALVTGGIVWGLIFYAIWRFRRRSEDEIPVQTRYNLPLEIFYTIAPVLMVIVFFFHTVKAQDAILDDKLPVDNTIEVTGQQWTWTFNYGIGSMDASANDDAADQKYPYTNYVYDAGTASHIPTLVLPVDETTRFNLHSPDVIHDFGVDHFNMKMDVVPGRVNHYAVTPTRIGNYRGACYELCGLYHSRMLFNVKVVSKADYEAYLKNLETEGFTAAQPLIGGTDARSQAGLQSGGQAE; the protein is encoded by the coding sequence GTGGGTCTGCAGATGCCCGGATCGCCCGGGCCCAAGCGCGCCAAGGGGACGGCGGCACGCATGCGCCGGCTCGCCCTGGTGGCGGGGCTCGGCGCCAGCGCCGTCCTGCTGGGTGGCTGCTCCACCGCCGCCAAGAACTTCGGCATGCCGTCGCCCGCCACCACGCAGGGCGAGCACGTGCTCCACCTCTGGCGGGGCGCCTGGATCGCCGCGCTTGTGACCGGTGGGATCGTGTGGGGTCTGATCTTCTACGCGATCTGGCGCTTCCGCCGGCGCAGCGAGGACGAGATCCCGGTCCAGACGCGTTACAACCTTCCGCTGGAGATCTTCTACACGATCGCTCCGGTGCTGATGGTCATCGTGTTCTTCTTCCACACCGTCAAGGCCCAGGACGCGATCCTGGACGACAAGCTCCCGGTCGACAACACCATCGAGGTCACCGGCCAGCAGTGGACCTGGACCTTCAACTACGGCATCGGCTCGATGGACGCCTCGGCGAACGATGACGCCGCCGACCAGAAGTACCCCTACACGAACTACGTGTACGACGCGGGCACCGCCTCGCACATCCCGACGCTGGTGCTCCCGGTCGACGAGACCACCCGGTTCAACCTGCACTCGCCCGACGTCATCCACGACTTCGGTGTCGACCACTTCAACATGAAGATGGACGTCGTCCCGGGCCGGGTGAACCACTACGCGGTGACCCCCACGCGCATCGGCAACTACCGGGGTGCCTGCTACGAGCTGTGCGGCCTCTACCACTCGCGGATGCTCTTCAACGTCAAGGTCGTCTCGAAGGCTGACTACGAGGCGTATCTCAAGAACCTCGAGACCGAAGGCTTCACGGCCGCCCAGCCGCTCATCGGCGGCACGGACGCCCGCAGCCAGGCCGGTCTCCAGTCCGGAGGACAAGCAGAGTGA